In Vibrio alginolyticus NBRC 15630 = ATCC 17749, one genomic interval encodes:
- a CDS encoding polysaccharide export protein, whose translation MNTFNKFLGISVLPILLTGCTLPGSHLSVSDKTVMSTESSDIESQVTVYPLTLERVTSLNSVDPFSKPNPELDIEIAKYEYEVGPGDILNITIWDHPELTIPAGSYRSSAEAGNWVHSDGTIFYPYIGVVHVEGKNVRQIRADIASRLAKYIESPQVDVSVAAFRSKKTYVTGEVNKPGQQPITNIPLTLLDAVNRAGGLAAEADWRNATLTRNGVVENVSLYALMQQGDLTQNRLLKPGDIVHIPRNDAQKVFVMGEVNDPKLLKIDRSGMSLTEALSSVGGISEISADATGVFVIRRSKEEAKMADIYQLDVSDASALVIGTEFDLNPYDIVYVTAAPVSRWNRVIAQLVPTISGFNELTEGVLRVRTWP comes from the coding sequence ATGAACACATTTAATAAATTTTTGGGGATATCAGTACTTCCTATCCTTCTTACAGGGTGTACTTTGCCTGGTAGCCACCTTTCGGTCAGTGACAAAACAGTCATGAGCACTGAATCGAGTGATATAGAGTCTCAGGTTACCGTTTATCCCTTAACTTTGGAGCGCGTAACGTCTTTAAATTCAGTGGACCCTTTTTCAAAACCAAACCCAGAGTTAGATATTGAAATCGCAAAATATGAATACGAAGTAGGACCTGGCGATATCCTAAATATCACTATTTGGGATCACCCAGAGCTAACGATCCCAGCGGGCTCATACCGAAGCTCAGCCGAAGCGGGTAACTGGGTGCATTCGGATGGCACGATCTTCTACCCTTACATAGGTGTCGTACATGTTGAAGGCAAAAACGTACGTCAGATTCGTGCAGACATTGCAAGCCGCCTTGCAAAATACATTGAGAGCCCACAGGTCGATGTAAGCGTTGCGGCATTTCGCTCTAAAAAGACTTATGTAACTGGCGAAGTTAACAAGCCAGGACAACAACCAATTACAAACATCCCCCTTACACTTCTAGATGCTGTGAATAGAGCTGGCGGACTGGCTGCCGAGGCTGATTGGCGTAATGCGACACTGACACGCAATGGCGTTGTTGAAAACGTCTCTTTGTATGCTCTGATGCAACAAGGCGATTTAACTCAAAACCGCCTTCTAAAGCCTGGCGATATTGTTCATATTCCTCGAAACGATGCGCAAAAAGTATTTGTTATGGGCGAGGTTAACGATCCGAAATTACTCAAAATTGATCGTAGCGGCATGAGCCTTACTGAGGCTCTTAGCAGCGTTGGTGGTATCAGTGAAATCTCCGCAGATGCTACCGGTGTGTTTGTCATCAGACGTTCAAAAGAAGAAGCTAAAATGGCGGACATTTATCAGCTAGATGTTTCTGACGCTTCTGCTTTGGTGATTGGTACTGAGTTTGATCTCAACCCTTACGACATAGTCTATGTGACGGCTGCACCTGTTAGTCGTTGGAATCGTGTGATTGCTCAGCTCGTTCCAACCATTTCCGGCTTTAATGAACTAACCGAAGGTGTACTACGAGTACGCACTTGGCCGTAA
- a CDS encoding arsenate reductase/protein-tyrosine-phosphatase family protein translates to MFSNILVVCVGNICRSPTGERLLQSLLPNKHVASAGIAVDKSHLTGKAADEMATTIANEHGVSLDGHEARQLTPELCAQYDLILVMEKGHLEALTKIAPEARGKTMLFGQWINEQNIPDPYRQSREAFEHAYTLIEKAAKAWSQKL, encoded by the coding sequence TTGTTTTCTAATATTCTTGTCGTCTGTGTCGGTAATATTTGCCGCTCTCCAACAGGAGAGCGGCTTTTGCAGTCTTTACTACCAAACAAACATGTCGCATCAGCAGGAATCGCAGTAGATAAGAGCCATCTAACGGGAAAAGCTGCTGACGAGATGGCAACCACTATCGCGAACGAACATGGCGTAAGCTTAGATGGACACGAAGCACGACAATTAACACCTGAGCTTTGCGCTCAATACGATCTGATATTGGTTATGGAAAAAGGTCATTTAGAAGCCTTAACCAAAATCGCTCCTGAGGCACGAGGTAAAACGATGCTGTTTGGACAGTGGATAAATGAACAAAACATCCCTGATCCATACAGACAAAGTAGAGAAGCTTTCGAACATGCATATACGCTTATAGAAAAAGCAGCAAAAGCGTGGTCTCAAAAACTATAA
- a CDS encoding polysaccharide biosynthesis tyrosine autokinase, with translation MTTQTIKQSRQADDEIDLGKLFGIILDAKWLILCTVVLFSIIGVGVAILSTPIYKADALIQIESKSSGGISAMVGDMGELFSAESSATTEIEIIKSRMILGGTVDKFNLTTVVSPNYMPIIGKGLARLQGEQISLSVSRFNAPSYAVGVPLTLEVIDSEKQTFRLLEDDNNVILEGKVGELLEKNGYQFLATELVAQTGDSFTVSKISKLDAINKLQENLSISERGKQTGIISLSFSGEDRAKIQDILNDISQNYFLQNVQRNSAEAEQSLEFLKGHLPDIKTKLTASEDVLNRFRQENESIDLGLEAQSTLKVMVELEAQLNELTFKESEISQRFTQDHPAYKSLLDKRETLLKEKERLNKQVQKLPKTQREVLRMTRDVEVNQQIYIQLLNKVQELNIIKAGTVGNVRILDNAQSSSKPIKPKKALIVVLATLLGGMAGVAFVLIRAAFHRGVETPDQIEQIGMPVYASVPKSIQQLEFANKLKRNKGSNNELVLLAEANPADLSIEALRSLRTSLHFAMMEAKNNVLMISGPAPSIGKTFVSTNFAAVAAKTGQKVLLIDADMRKGYLQQCFGLRWDNGLSDYLSGKTSLSNIIKSTSIDNLDVVTRGQVPPNPSELLMHPRFKSFVDEMSAQYDLVIIDTPPVLAVTDPSIVGALAGTTLMVARFDQTTLKEIEVAQGRFEQSGVEVKGVILNAVEKKASNSYGYGYGYYNYAYKSES, from the coding sequence ATGACAACACAAACTATTAAGCAATCACGTCAAGCCGACGATGAGATCGATTTGGGAAAGTTATTTGGGATCATTCTCGATGCCAAATGGCTCATTCTATGTACCGTAGTCCTATTTTCGATTATAGGCGTCGGCGTTGCCATTCTATCAACACCTATCTATAAAGCTGACGCTCTTATCCAAATCGAAAGTAAGAGTTCAGGTGGTATTTCAGCGATGGTTGGTGATATGGGAGAGCTGTTTTCAGCAGAATCATCAGCGACAACAGAAATAGAGATCATCAAATCTCGTATGATCTTGGGCGGTACTGTTGATAAGTTCAACTTAACGACTGTCGTTTCTCCAAACTACATGCCAATTATTGGTAAAGGCCTAGCTCGACTACAAGGTGAGCAAATCAGTCTGAGCGTTTCACGATTTAATGCTCCTTCTTACGCAGTTGGCGTTCCTTTAACTCTTGAAGTTATTGATTCTGAAAAACAGACGTTCAGGCTCTTAGAAGATGACAATAACGTCATTCTAGAAGGTAAAGTTGGTGAACTGCTTGAGAAGAATGGATACCAGTTTTTGGCGACTGAACTTGTGGCTCAAACTGGTGACTCATTCACGGTCAGCAAAATCAGTAAATTAGATGCAATTAATAAACTTCAAGAAAACTTATCGATTAGCGAACGTGGTAAGCAAACCGGGATTATATCTTTAAGCTTCTCTGGTGAAGACCGCGCTAAGATTCAAGATATCTTGAACGACATTAGCCAAAACTACTTCTTACAAAACGTTCAAAGAAATTCTGCAGAGGCAGAGCAAAGCCTCGAGTTCTTGAAAGGTCACCTCCCAGACATCAAAACAAAACTGACCGCTTCTGAAGACGTTTTAAATCGGTTCCGTCAAGAAAATGAATCTATCGACTTAGGCCTTGAAGCTCAGTCAACGCTGAAAGTAATGGTTGAGTTAGAAGCACAGCTAAATGAGCTTACATTCAAAGAAAGTGAGATCAGCCAACGCTTCACACAGGATCACCCAGCTTATAAGTCGCTACTTGATAAACGTGAAACACTATTAAAAGAGAAAGAACGTCTTAATAAACAAGTTCAAAAGTTACCGAAAACACAGCGTGAAGTTCTACGTATGACACGCGATGTAGAAGTAAACCAACAAATCTACATCCAACTATTGAACAAGGTTCAAGAGCTCAACATTATTAAAGCCGGAACAGTTGGCAACGTTCGAATCTTAGATAACGCTCAATCTTCCTCTAAGCCAATTAAGCCGAAAAAAGCGCTTATCGTTGTGCTAGCAACACTGCTTGGCGGTATGGCAGGCGTGGCTTTCGTATTAATTCGTGCAGCATTCCACCGTGGTGTGGAAACACCAGATCAAATTGAACAAATTGGCATGCCAGTTTACGCAAGCGTTCCAAAATCTATTCAACAACTGGAATTTGCAAACAAGCTTAAGCGCAACAAAGGCAGCAACAATGAGCTAGTCCTTCTAGCGGAAGCTAACCCAGCCGATCTTTCCATTGAGGCTCTACGTAGTCTTCGCACTAGCTTGCACTTTGCAATGATGGAAGCGAAGAATAACGTTCTTATGATTTCAGGTCCTGCACCATCTATCGGCAAAACATTTGTATCGACCAACTTTGCGGCCGTCGCTGCGAAAACCGGTCAGAAAGTGCTGCTTATTGATGCGGATATGCGTAAAGGTTATTTGCAGCAATGCTTCGGTCTACGTTGGGACAACGGTCTTTCTGATTACTTGAGCGGTAAGACATCCCTTAGCAACATCATTAAATCGACATCCATTGATAATTTAGATGTTGTGACTCGCGGCCAAGTACCACCAAATCCGTCAGAACTTCTTATGCACCCTCGCTTCAAGAGCTTTGTTGACGAGATGTCTGCACAATACGATCTAGTCATCATCGATACACCGCCTGTACTCGCAGTTACCGACCCAAGCATTGTTGGCGCGCTTGCAGGAACAACTCTGATGGTCGCTCGTTTTGATCAAACGACTTTGAAGGAGATTGAAGTCGCGCAAGGTCGCTTCGAGCAATCAGGCGTTGAAGTTAAAGGTGTGATTCTCAATGCAGTTGAGAAAAAAGCATCTAACTCATACGGCTATGGATACGGCTACTATAACTACGCGTACAAAAGCGAATCATAA
- a CDS encoding monooxygenase, which produces MAKLLQVDFEFHGPFGEEMSNALVDLAKSINQEPGMIWKIWTESEKDKLGGGIYLFEDEATAQAYLEMHAARLRKMGVVEVRGQIFDINVLLTTLNQGPIRG; this is translated from the coding sequence ATGGCGAAATTATTGCAAGTTGATTTTGAATTTCATGGTCCGTTTGGTGAAGAGATGTCGAATGCTTTGGTCGACTTAGCTAAGTCGATTAACCAAGAGCCGGGCATGATTTGGAAAATCTGGACGGAAAGCGAAAAAGACAAACTCGGTGGTGGTATCTATCTTTTTGAAGATGAAGCCACGGCGCAAGCTTATCTCGAAATGCATGCCGCACGCTTGCGAAAAATGGGTGTAGTCGAAGTACGAGGTCAAATCTTCGATATCAATGTGCTGTTAACGACGCTCAATCAAGGGCCTATTAGAGGATAA
- a CDS encoding LysR family transcriptional regulator, producing the protein MRLKTTLEQWQTLQAINQEGSIQSAALLLNKSHTTLIYSVRKLEDQLGIQLIEVRGRKAGLTEHGKTILRRAQSMLEQARELEVISEQLKSGVESQITVAIDHLCDPCWLYAPLSQFLEDNNTTSVQVVETSLSKTTEMVVNELADIAIINLPITNYPAEAFGVTTMLPVIAAHHPLAKKPHVSIDDFATTSQIVIRDLGDSDKTKRDVGWLRARQRITVDNFDHAFHAVEQGAGFCRLPAHLVAARKSDKIKVLEIEHSHQYQVALHLTLPKGAKSGPATQALYRTLLKSVETRA; encoded by the coding sequence ATGAGACTAAAAACGACCTTAGAACAATGGCAAACGCTACAAGCGATTAATCAAGAAGGCAGCATTCAATCCGCAGCTTTACTGCTCAACAAGAGCCATACCACATTGATCTACTCGGTGAGGAAGTTAGAAGACCAACTTGGTATTCAACTTATCGAAGTACGAGGGCGCAAAGCGGGTTTGACAGAGCACGGCAAAACCATACTGCGTCGTGCACAATCCATGCTTGAACAAGCGCGGGAACTAGAAGTCATCAGCGAGCAGTTAAAAAGTGGGGTGGAATCTCAAATCACGGTCGCAATAGATCATCTTTGTGACCCTTGTTGGCTTTATGCACCACTCAGTCAATTTTTGGAGGACAACAACACGACCTCCGTTCAAGTGGTTGAAACGTCACTGAGCAAAACAACCGAAATGGTCGTAAATGAGCTCGCTGACATCGCAATCATCAACTTACCGATAACCAACTACCCTGCCGAAGCATTTGGCGTAACAACCATGCTGCCTGTAATCGCAGCACACCATCCACTCGCTAAAAAGCCGCATGTTTCCATCGACGATTTTGCAACCACCAGCCAAATTGTCATCCGTGACTTAGGTGATTCAGACAAAACGAAAAGAGATGTGGGTTGGTTACGCGCACGTCAGCGTATTACCGTCGATAACTTCGACCACGCTTTTCACGCCGTAGAGCAAGGCGCTGGATTTTGTCGGCTACCAGCGCACTTAGTCGCAGCCCGCAAGAGCGATAAAATTAAAGTATTGGAGATCGAACACTCCCATCAATATCAAGTTGCGCTGCACCTCACTTTACCCAAAGGAGCCAAAAGTGGTCCTGCTACTCAAGCGCTTTATCGTACTTTACTCAAAAGTGTAGAAACTCGAGCCTAG
- a CDS encoding DUF1835 domain-containing protein, with product MNSTNSFSININQQKSIAKKRLKAIRLYDDATLELVKRCHSKPESLTPNTIQLADVQHALARELGLSSWSKLKAHVEELEAHKRAIKEQKTPLDAKVKTLHVRCGHDIQQQLKASGFEGTFLALIDPLCIGPIPATPQNFLAIRAQYVVETLLPVMKREDSVQDIVTLEQSNLDLLQSDVFERIVFWVEHDSYDQLMLIRALTLLENVENKVIEIIELNQFPGTERFIGFGQLPEEAIRSCWRYRKPVSAKLLSQAKQCWKAVSCSSPKAIVSLIEQHQLDCLPNILDVLKRHLQELPNSQTGLSLTQHLALKVLNSQNRSIPIKDWFEQYQQLEPLPYLGDVMFYALLLPLAQCQTPLITIESRERHWWEQSVRITEAGKQCLEGLIRAKQCYWVGGIKNTSQSYWSWDHLQLTTLANHH from the coding sequence ATGAACTCTACAAATAGCTTCTCGATCAATATCAATCAGCAAAAATCCATTGCTAAAAAAAGGCTCAAAGCTATCCGCCTATACGATGACGCTACGTTGGAGTTAGTTAAGCGATGTCACTCCAAACCAGAGTCATTGACTCCCAATACAATTCAATTGGCTGACGTTCAACATGCACTCGCAAGAGAACTGGGCTTATCCAGTTGGAGTAAACTAAAAGCTCATGTCGAAGAGCTAGAAGCGCACAAACGAGCCATCAAAGAACAAAAAACGCCCCTAGATGCGAAAGTAAAAACGCTACACGTTCGTTGTGGCCACGACATTCAACAACAACTTAAAGCCAGCGGATTTGAAGGGACATTTTTAGCCCTGATCGATCCGCTTTGTATTGGCCCCATACCAGCAACACCACAGAACTTCCTTGCCATTCGTGCCCAATATGTCGTAGAGACTCTGCTGCCTGTGATGAAGCGTGAAGACTCGGTTCAAGATATAGTCACATTGGAACAATCAAACCTCGATCTGTTGCAAAGTGATGTATTTGAACGAATCGTCTTTTGGGTCGAACATGACAGCTATGATCAATTGATGCTAATTCGTGCTCTAACACTGTTAGAGAATGTAGAGAACAAAGTGATAGAGATCATTGAGTTGAACCAGTTTCCGGGTACTGAGCGATTCATCGGCTTTGGGCAGTTGCCTGAAGAAGCTATTCGTTCTTGTTGGCGATATCGTAAACCCGTATCTGCTAAGTTATTGAGCCAAGCAAAGCAGTGTTGGAAAGCAGTGTCATGTTCCTCACCAAAAGCTATCGTCAGTTTGATAGAGCAACATCAACTGGATTGCTTACCCAATATACTCGACGTGCTTAAACGCCATTTGCAAGAGTTACCTAATTCACAAACTGGATTGAGCTTGACACAACACCTCGCACTAAAGGTTTTGAACTCGCAAAATCGTTCAATTCCCATCAAAGATTGGTTTGAGCAATATCAACAACTAGAACCTCTTCCTTACCTAGGAGACGTGATGTTTTACGCGTTACTCCTCCCTCTAGCACAGTGTCAAACACCTTTGATCACGATTGAGTCACGTGAAAGGCACTGGTGGGAACAAAGCGTCCGTATCACTGAGGCTGGCAAGCAGTGTTTGGAGGGTTTAATACGAGCGAAACAATGCTATTGGGTTGGAGGGATTAAAAATACCAGTCAAAGTTATTGGAGCTGGGATCACCTCCAACTAACTACACTTGCCAACCATCATTGA
- a CDS encoding dicarboxylate/amino acid:cation symporter, with protein MNTKKPMSLTSRVILGMVAGILTGFAIRTLFADNGFVDAYIVNGLFEVGGQIFVASLKMLVVPLVFVSLVCGTSSLKDLSTLGRMGGKTLAFYVTTTAIAITLALTMGTLFQPGAGADLTAASSFKSAEAPSLGQVIIDMFPTNPISAMAEGKTLQVIVFAVLFGIAISAAGKPGERIAAFFSDLNEVIMKLVAILMNLAPYGVFFLMAKLFTGLGLGAIVNLAEYFLVLAGTLVLHGLVTYSLMLKGFTGLNPITFLRKMEDAIMFAFSTASSNATIPVTMETAKHRMGVENRVSSFTVPLGATVNMDGTAIMQGVATAFIAQAFNIDLTMGDYLMVIMTATLASIGTAGVPGVGLVMLAMVLNQVGLPLEGIALIMGVDRLLDMIRTAVNITGDSAVTVIVAKSEGALDEARFNDPMAGVAEEEVHLKRADA; from the coding sequence ATGAATACCAAGAAACCGATGTCGCTTACCAGCCGCGTAATTTTAGGTATGGTTGCGGGTATCTTGACAGGATTTGCAATTCGCACACTTTTTGCCGACAACGGATTTGTCGACGCATACATTGTTAATGGATTATTCGAAGTTGGTGGACAGATCTTCGTTGCCAGCTTAAAAATGCTTGTTGTACCGCTAGTATTTGTTTCGTTAGTTTGTGGTACTAGCTCTCTCAAAGACCTCTCTACACTGGGTCGCATGGGCGGTAAAACCCTCGCTTTCTACGTTACGACAACGGCTATCGCGATTACGCTTGCTCTAACTATGGGTACTCTATTCCAGCCAGGGGCAGGGGCAGATCTAACGGCAGCAAGTTCATTCAAATCAGCCGAAGCGCCATCTTTAGGTCAGGTGATCATCGATATGTTCCCGACCAACCCAATCAGCGCAATGGCAGAAGGTAAAACTCTGCAAGTTATCGTGTTCGCCGTGCTATTCGGTATCGCGATCAGTGCAGCGGGTAAACCAGGCGAACGCATCGCAGCATTCTTCTCTGATCTGAATGAAGTGATCATGAAACTGGTCGCGATTTTGATGAACTTGGCGCCTTATGGAGTGTTCTTCTTAATGGCGAAGCTATTTACTGGTCTTGGTCTGGGCGCGATCGTCAATCTGGCAGAGTACTTCTTAGTACTGGCTGGTACGCTTGTCCTACACGGTCTAGTTACTTACAGCTTAATGTTAAAAGGTTTCACAGGTCTAAACCCAATTACATTCCTACGTAAGATGGAAGACGCGATCATGTTTGCTTTTTCTACAGCATCATCGAACGCGACGATTCCAGTGACAATGGAAACAGCAAAGCACCGCATGGGTGTTGAGAACCGTGTATCATCGTTCACAGTACCACTTGGTGCAACCGTGAACATGGACGGTACGGCGATCATGCAGGGCGTAGCAACTGCGTTTATTGCTCAAGCTTTCAATATTGATTTAACTATGGGCGATTACCTAATGGTTATCATGACGGCAACTCTGGCGTCTATCGGTACCGCAGGTGTTCCTGGTGTGGGTCTTGTCATGCTTGCTATGGTATTGAACCAAGTTGGTCTGCCGCTTGAAGGTATCGCGCTCATCATGGGTGTTGACCGTCTTCTTGATATGATTCGTACCGCGGTAAATATCACTGGTGACAGTGCTGTAACCGTCATCGTTGCAAAATCAGAGGGTGCATTGGATGAGGCTCGCTTCAACGACCCAATGGCAGGCGTAGCCGAAGAAGAAGTGCATCTTAAACGCGCTGACGCCTAA
- a CDS encoding YkvA family protein, whose amino-acid sequence MTTSMSVNSASDDVLDQTMQAPDEKTFWRKMKGSVKKAGEEIAVMGIKSWLAMADSNTSVRHKAILGGALAYFVLPTDMVPDVLAGVGFTDDMAALTLAANSVGNAITKEHEAQAREKLNSMVD is encoded by the coding sequence ATGACCACAAGCATGTCTGTAAATTCGGCGTCCGATGACGTCTTAGACCAAACGATGCAAGCGCCAGATGAGAAAACATTCTGGCGAAAAATGAAAGGGTCGGTTAAGAAAGCGGGTGAAGAAATTGCCGTAATGGGCATAAAATCATGGCTCGCGATGGCAGATTCCAACACCTCTGTTCGCCACAAGGCTATTTTAGGTGGCGCGCTGGCTTACTTCGTCCTACCAACAGATATGGTGCCAGACGTACTAGCTGGCGTCGGTTTTACCGATGATATGGCGGCACTTACCTTAGCCGCGAACTCAGTCGGTAATGCCATCACTAAAGAACACGAAGCACAAGCTAGAGAAAAACTGAATTCGATGGTGGATTAG
- a CDS encoding M20 family metallopeptidase: MQFSLNEYLEELRPLINVDCGTYTTDGIEFIASQFEEKYQAMSGWSVKRIDCGRAGIGLEVRNKPEAEQVDVMLIGHMDTVFPVGTAGLRPMSQDADKAYGPGVSDMKSGLLNIVYAMRNLDQAVLDKLSICICMNPDEETGSLDSVDWIQSVAKNAKNVLVAEAARADGGLVKARKGMARYKITFNGIAAHAGNEPENGRSAITEMANWILAINAMTNFESGTTLNVGIVSGGNGANIVPEHAEAIVDVRFWSNEEYDDVDSKLNGMLETPFVDGVSIELVREAYKPSMVPSTQTESLMALVEEAASELAIDINWKEVGGGSDANNTAILGVPTLDGLGPIGAGFHSDQEYLLLESIEPRIKMLMRVLEKIAQ; encoded by the coding sequence ATGCAGTTTTCTCTCAATGAATATCTCGAAGAACTTCGTCCTCTCATCAATGTCGATTGTGGCACGTACACCACTGATGGCATTGAGTTTATCGCTTCTCAATTTGAAGAGAAGTACCAAGCGATGTCAGGTTGGAGCGTAAAACGCATCGACTGTGGCAGAGCGGGCATCGGTCTTGAAGTTCGAAACAAGCCTGAGGCTGAGCAAGTTGACGTGATGCTGATTGGTCACATGGATACAGTGTTCCCTGTCGGCACCGCTGGATTACGTCCTATGTCTCAAGACGCTGACAAAGCGTACGGTCCGGGTGTCTCGGACATGAAATCTGGCTTGCTGAATATTGTGTACGCGATGCGTAACCTCGACCAAGCGGTGTTGGATAAACTGTCGATTTGTATCTGCATGAACCCAGACGAAGAAACCGGATCGTTAGATTCGGTCGACTGGATTCAATCTGTTGCAAAAAACGCGAAAAACGTATTGGTGGCAGAAGCAGCACGCGCAGACGGAGGTTTAGTCAAAGCGCGCAAAGGCATGGCGCGTTACAAAATCACGTTTAATGGCATTGCAGCCCACGCTGGCAACGAGCCAGAAAATGGCCGCAGTGCAATTACCGAGATGGCGAACTGGATTCTCGCAATCAATGCCATGACGAACTTCGAATCTGGCACCACATTAAACGTGGGTATTGTGTCTGGCGGTAACGGCGCAAACATCGTCCCTGAGCACGCTGAAGCGATCGTGGATGTGCGTTTCTGGAGTAATGAAGAATACGATGATGTCGATAGCAAGCTAAACGGCATGCTGGAAACACCATTCGTTGATGGCGTTAGCATCGAGTTGGTTCGTGAAGCTTACAAACCCTCTATGGTGCCAAGCACGCAAACTGAAAGCTTGATGGCATTAGTTGAAGAAGCAGCAAGTGAACTGGCTATCGACATCAACTGGAAAGAAGTGGGTGGCGGCTCTGATGCAAACAATACGGCAATTCTTGGAGTTCCAACTTTGGATGGTCTAGGACCTATCGGTGCAGGTTTCCACAGTGACCAAGAGTACTTGTTGCTTGAGTCTATCGAACCACGTATCAAAATGCTTATGCGTGTATTGGAGAAGATTGCTCAATAA
- a CDS encoding YjiG family protein, whose product MSDVKVSKPMVTDIFVEGAKKGWVIATTSTVPNVLMAFVIIKALQITGALDLMGSVFSPVMAVFGLPGEAAAVLIGAWMSMGGAVGVVITLFDQGILNGTHIAILAPAIYLMGSQVQYMGRIMGPIGTEGRYIPIMIAISVLNAFGAMLVMNLFV is encoded by the coding sequence ATGAGTGACGTAAAAGTAAGTAAGCCGATGGTGACGGATATTTTCGTTGAAGGCGCTAAAAAAGGCTGGGTTATTGCGACAACATCAACCGTGCCTAACGTTCTTATGGCGTTTGTCATCATTAAGGCGTTGCAGATTACTGGCGCGTTGGATTTGATGGGCTCGGTATTTTCTCCAGTAATGGCGGTTTTTGGTTTGCCAGGTGAAGCGGCTGCGGTGCTGATTGGTGCTTGGATGTCGATGGGCGGGGCAGTTGGCGTGGTTATCACATTGTTTGACCAAGGCATCTTGAACGGTACGCACATCGCGATTCTTGCACCTGCAATTTACCTAATGGGCTCACAGGTTCAGTACATGGGTCGAATTATGGGACCTATCGGTACTGAAGGTCGTTACATCCCAATTATGATTGCGATTTCCGTATTGAACGCATTTGGCGCAATGCTAGTCATGAACTTGTTTGTTTAG
- a CDS encoding nucleoside recognition domain-containing protein: MKNPVQTERKVTLGCYFVLAFAVVFFSGLMQSNEWYGVFDFTTLNGSFGKVAYGVTETADGVQVATTSLRGTGGSGARDGFIFALTLIPTVMFALGMINVLEHYGALEAARKLLTPLLRPIMGIPGNSGLALIASLQSTDAGAAMTRQLKDEGHLTKRETDVFTMFQFTAGATIVNFFSSGAVLFTLTMADGSLAVTSSIGLAVVVMFLFKIVGANLFRIYLNITEGKEDKQEQSKSENLKEETA, encoded by the coding sequence ATGAAAAATCCTGTTCAAACCGAGCGCAAGGTTACGCTGGGGTGCTACTTTGTACTGGCGTTTGCGGTCGTCTTCTTTTCTGGTCTCATGCAATCGAACGAATGGTATGGCGTATTTGATTTCACCACGTTGAATGGCTCTTTTGGCAAGGTGGCTTATGGTGTCACCGAAACGGCTGACGGTGTGCAAGTTGCAACAACGTCGCTTCGTGGTACTGGTGGTAGCGGTGCACGTGACGGTTTCATTTTTGCACTTACTTTGATTCCTACCGTTATGTTCGCACTGGGTATGATCAATGTACTTGAGCACTATGGCGCACTAGAAGCGGCACGCAAACTGTTAACGCCGCTTCTTCGTCCAATTATGGGTATTCCGGGTAACTCTGGTTTGGCTCTTATCGCTTCGCTGCAAAGTACCGACGCGGGCGCTGCGATGACTCGTCAGCTTAAAGATGAAGGCCATCTTACCAAACGCGAAACCGATGTGTTCACTATGTTCCAGTTCACCGCTGGTGCCACCATTGTTAACTTTTTCTCCTCAGGGGCGGTGCTGTTTACGTTGACGATGGCGGATGGCTCGCTTGCCGTAACGTCTTCTATTGGTTTGGCGGTTGTGGTGATGTTCTTGTTTAAAATCGTGGGTGCGAACTTATTCCGTATCTACCTAAACATCACAGAAGGTAAAGAAGACAAGCAAGAGCAAAGCAAATCTGAGAACTTAAAAGAGGAGACGGCGTAA